Proteins from a genomic interval of Sulfurimonas sp. HSL3-2:
- a CDS encoding NAD(P)H-dependent oxidoreductase, translated as MTNDFMKAMDFRHACKIFDENKKISDDEMHYIMEAARKSPSSFGMEAWKFLVITNEELKAKLRPLCWNQVQITSCSHLVVILAGIENVKPESGVPKKRFQRRDMPEEKLEFYLNLYADHLKETLSSDENIYSWTARQTYIAAGNMMTAAAYIGIDSCPIEGLDKKAVEETLGLDTTKYQLSMILPFGYRVNEQSSQLRLPYEEVVEYIR; from the coding sequence ATGACAAATGATTTTATGAAAGCTATGGATTTTAGGCATGCATGCAAGATATTTGATGAAAATAAAAAAATATCTGATGATGAAATGCATTATATTATGGAGGCAGCAAGAAAATCTCCTTCATCTTTTGGAATGGAAGCATGGAAGTTCTTAGTCATTACAAATGAAGAATTAAAAGCGAAACTGCGTCCGTTATGTTGGAATCAGGTTCAGATAACTTCATGTTCACATCTTGTGGTCATTCTTGCGGGGATAGAAAACGTAAAACCAGAGAGTGGAGTCCCTAAAAAAAGATTTCAAAGACGCGATATGCCAGAAGAAAAGTTAGAGTTCTACCTCAACTTATATGCGGATCATCTAAAAGAGACTCTTAGCAGTGATGAGAACATCTACTCTTGGACGGCAAGACAGACCTATATTGCTGCCGGAAATATGATGACTGCTGCTGCATATATCGGGATCGACTCATGTCCCATCGAAGGATTGGATAAAAAAGCTGTTGAAGAGACACTCGGTCTTGATACCACTAAGTACCAGTTATCTATGATATTACCGTTTGGATATAGAGTAAATGAACAATCTTCTCAACTCAGACTGCCATATGAAGAGGTTGTAGAATATATAAGATAA
- the rpsK gene encoding 30S ribosomal protein S11 — MAKRKAVRKKVVKKNIARGVVHISASFNNTLVTITDEMGNMIAWSSAGSLGFKGSKKSTPFAAQQAVEAAVEKAKVHGIKELGIRVQGPGSGRETAVKAVGAIEGIRVTFMKDVTPLPHNGCRAPKRRRV, encoded by the coding sequence ATGGCAAAAAGAAAAGCTGTACGTAAAAAAGTAGTAAAAAAGAACATTGCACGTGGTGTGGTTCACATCTCTGCATCATTTAATAATACTCTTGTAACTATTACTGACGAAATGGGTAATATGATCGCATGGAGTTCTGCTGGAAGTCTTGGTTTCAAAGGCTCTAAAAAATCTACACCATTTGCAGCGCAACAAGCAGTTGAAGCAGCAGTAGAAAAAGCAAAAGTTCATGGAATTAAAGAACTAGGTATTAGAGTTCAAGGTCCTGGTTCAGGTCGTGAGACAGCAGTAAAAGCTGTAGGTGCTATCGAAGGTATCCGTGTTACATTCATGAAAGATGTTACACCATTACCACACAACGGTTGTCGCGCACCAAAACGTCGTAGAGTTTAA
- a CDS encoding NifU family protein, with protein sequence MIPFTDEELIEPVKNVIEKVRPSLALDGGDIAFITVKNSTVYVQLRGACVGCGSSGNTLKYGVERQLRMDIHPELTVINVPIGMENDIDKL encoded by the coding sequence ATGATACCGTTTACAGATGAAGAGTTAATTGAACCGGTTAAAAATGTTATAGAGAAAGTTCGTCCATCACTTGCGCTTGACGGAGGAGACATAGCTTTCATAACAGTAAAAAATTCTACGGTATATGTGCAGCTTCGCGGTGCATGTGTAGGGTGTGGAAGTAGTGGAAACACTCTAAAGTATGGTGTTGAAAGACAATTAAGAATGGATATACATCCGGAACTTACAGTTATTAATGTACCGATAGGTATGGAAAACGATATAGATAAATTATAA
- the rpsM gene encoding 30S ribosomal protein S13 — protein MARIAGVDLPKKKRVEYGLTYIFGIGLHKSRQILEATGINPDKRVHELDSEDVAAITKEIRDSHIVEGDLRKQVAMDIKALMELGSYRGLRHRRGLPCRGQKTKTNARTRKGKRKTVGSA, from the coding sequence ATGGCACGTATCGCAGGTGTGGACTTACCTAAGAAAAAACGCGTAGAGTACGGACTGACATACATATTTGGTATCGGTCTTCACAAATCACGTCAAATTCTAGAAGCTACAGGTATTAACCCTGATAAACGCGTTCATGAATTAGACTCAGAAGATGTTGCAGCTATCACAAAAGAGATCCGTGATTCTCATATTGTTGAGGGTGATCTTCGTAAACAAGTTGCAATGGACATTAAAGCATTGATGGAACTAGGTTCTTATCGTGGACTTCGTCATCGTCGTGGATTACCATGTCGTGGACAAAAAACTAAGACAAATGCGCGTACTCGTAAAGGTAAGCGTAAAACTGTCGGCTCAGCGTAA
- the rpmJ gene encoding 50S ribosomal protein L36, producing MKVRASVKKMCDDCKVVKRKGIVRVICKNPKHKQRQG from the coding sequence ATGAAAGTACGTGCTTCAGTAAAGAAGATGTGTGACGATTGTAAAGTCGTTAAGAGAAAAGGGATCGTCAGAGTAATCTGTAAAAATCCTAAACATAAACAGAGACAAGGATAA
- the rplQ gene encoding 50S ribosomal protein L17, producing the protein MRHRHGYRKLGRTSAHRGALLKNLSIALIENGKIETTVPKAKELRSFVEKLITTAGKGDANAHRAVFAALQNKEATKKLVNEIAPQYVERAGGYTRITRTRIRRGDATTMAFIELV; encoded by the coding sequence ATGAGACATCGTCATGGATATCGCAAACTTGGTCGTACAAGTGCTCACCGTGGAGCGCTTCTTAAGAACTTAAGTATTGCATTAATTGAAAACGGTAAGATAGAGACAACTGTACCAAAAGCTAAAGAGCTTCGTTCATTTGTTGAAAAACTAATCACAACTGCTGGTAAAGGTGATGCTAACGCTCACCGTGCAGTATTTGCAGCTTTACAAAATAAAGAAGCAACTAAAAAACTAGTTAACGAAATAGCTCCTCAGTACGTTGAACGTGCTGGTGGATATACTCGTATCACTAGAACTCGTATCCGTCGTGGTGATGCTACTACTATGGCGTTTATCGAATTAGTATAA
- a CDS encoding aldo/keto reductase, protein MADFGFGTYRISEHNPQHIEALREAVIGGIKLIDTSTNYMDGEAQRAIAKAMKLLSDEDVKDIEIVSKVGYIQGSTLERHKQSSFEEVVEYSESCYHSISQSFIKDQISVSLQRLEVDSIDCLLLHNPEYYILDGINRGVEKDDRLDGMYQRLFDAFLALEEEIRAGRIKSYGISSNSFAKHPNDEEYLPYEDLLTLAADAAKELRNKRHSFTTIELPVNMLETEGLRCAAWAKENGLRVLVNRPLNAQKDKLMYRLADYEEPREYYYHLNELLELTDNEPLRPMFNLISQLDQSKHKFGWVGEYDIFLYSQVVPHIRKFLQPLDDENKATLVEFIDLFLQEYGKMVAYECSRNTRVQLKEELKDCHASLQNCALKFLLNNENIDYVLVGARKPIYVADILSIGDELLKNR, encoded by the coding sequence ATGGCAGATTTTGGATTCGGTACCTACAGGATAAGTGAACATAATCCTCAGCATATAGAGGCTTTGCGTGAAGCAGTTATAGGCGGTATAAAACTCATAGATACTTCGACGAACTATATGGACGGTGAGGCTCAGCGTGCTATAGCTAAAGCTATGAAGCTTCTAAGCGATGAAGATGTAAAAGATATCGAGATAGTCTCCAAAGTAGGCTATATTCAAGGTTCTACTTTAGAGCGCCATAAACAAAGCAGCTTTGAAGAGGTAGTAGAATACAGCGAAAGCTGTTACCATAGTATTTCACAGTCTTTTATCAAAGATCAGATAAGCGTATCTTTACAAAGACTTGAGGTGGACAGTATCGACTGTCTGCTGCTGCATAATCCGGAGTATTACATCTTAGACGGGATAAACCGCGGCGTAGAGAAAGATGACAGACTAGACGGGATGTACCAAAGACTCTTTGACGCTTTTTTAGCGTTAGAAGAGGAGATACGTGCGGGCAGAATAAAAAGCTACGGTATCAGTTCTAACAGCTTTGCAAAACATCCCAATGATGAAGAGTATCTGCCGTATGAAGACCTTTTGACTCTTGCTGCTGATGCGGCAAAAGAGCTTAGAAATAAAAGACATAGTTTCACGACCATAGAGCTGCCTGTAAACATGCTTGAAACCGAAGGGCTTAGATGTGCTGCTTGGGCGAAAGAAAACGGTTTAAGAGTCCTTGTAAACCGCCCGTTAAATGCTCAAAAAGATAAACTTATGTATAGATTGGCTGATTATGAGGAGCCAAGAGAGTATTATTATCACTTAAACGAGCTTTTGGAACTCACCGACAATGAACCCTTAAGACCGATGTTTAATCTTATCTCTCAACTTGATCAAAGCAAGCATAAATTTGGATGGGTCGGAGAGTATGATATATTTTTGTATTCACAGGTAGTTCCCCATATCAGAAAGTTCTTACAGCCGTTAGATGATGAGAATAAAGCGACTTTAGTCGAGTTTATCGACCTGTTTTTGCAGGAATACGGCAAAATGGTAGCGTATGAGTGCTCTAGAAACACGAGAGTCCAGTTAAAAGAGGAGCTTAAAGATTGTCATGCTTCATTGCAAAACTGTGCTTTAAAATTTTTACTTAACAATGAAAATATCGATTATGTCTTAGTCGGTGCAAGAAAACCGATCTATGTGGCAGATATTCTATCGATCGGGGATGAACTCCTTAAAAATAGATAG
- a CDS encoding DNA-directed RNA polymerase subunit alpha has translation MNKIKTTPLLPQEFVVEQISDNEANIIAYPFETGYAVSLAHPLRRFLLSSSVGYAPIAIKIEGAKHEFDSVRGMLEDISDFIINLKGIRFKLKNDATAVEANYSFVGPCEIKGSDLNSDEVEVVTPDAFLATLNEDATLNFSIIINQGIGYVPSEDIRDDLKEGYIALDTFFTPVRRATYKIENVLVEDNPNFEKVVLNIVTDGQISPLDAFRNSLEVMYAQLAVFNSEISIKTPVSIERAEESAELKKLTARIEELGLSARSFNCLDRSNIKMIGEIVLMSENDLKNVKNLGKKSFEEILEKVQEFGFAVGADLSDDLVSSLKKKIEAE, from the coding sequence ATGAACAAGATAAAAACTACTCCGCTTCTCCCACAAGAGTTTGTGGTTGAGCAGATCAGTGATAACGAAGCGAATATCATCGCTTATCCATTCGAGACGGGTTATGCTGTATCTTTAGCTCACCCGCTTCGCCGTTTCCTATTAAGCAGCTCTGTTGGATATGCTCCAATAGCTATTAAAATAGAGGGTGCTAAGCATGAGTTTGACTCAGTGCGTGGTATGCTTGAAGATATTTCTGATTTTATTATCAACTTAAAAGGTATTCGTTTTAAATTAAAAAACGATGCTACTGCGGTTGAAGCAAACTACAGCTTTGTAGGTCCATGCGAAATAAAAGGAAGCGATCTTAATAGTGATGAAGTAGAAGTTGTTACACCTGACGCATTCCTTGCAACGCTTAATGAAGATGCTACTTTAAACTTTAGCATCATCATAAATCAAGGTATCGGATATGTACCAAGTGAAGATATTAGAGATGATCTAAAAGAGGGTTATATAGCTCTTGACACATTCTTTACTCCGGTACGTAGAGCAACTTATAAAATTGAGAACGTTCTAGTCGAAGACAATCCAAACTTTGAAAAAGTTGTACTTAACATAGTTACAGATGGTCAGATTTCTCCGCTTGACGCATTCAGAAACTCTTTAGAGGTTATGTATGCACAGCTTGCTGTATTCAACAGTGAAATCAGTATCAAAACTCCTGTTTCTATCGAAAGAGCAGAAGAGAGTGCAGAACTTAAAAAACTTACAGCTCGTATTGAAGAGCTAGGTCTTAGTGCTAGAAGTTTTAACTGTTTAGATCGTTCAAACATCAAGATGATCGGTGAGATCGTTTTAATGAGCGAAAATGATCTTAAAAATGTTAAGAATTTAGGTAAAAAATCGTTTGAAGAGATATTAGAGAAAGTGCAAGAGTTCGGTTTTGCAGTTGGTGCTGATCTTTCAGATGATTTAGTAAGTTCATTAAAAAAGAAAATAGAAGCTGAGTAA
- a CDS encoding S1-like domain-containing RNA-binding protein, which produces MTQNEHIHIGRVNTLLVDRYTSPGLYLVAADGEDVLLPNQYYNESMKVGDLLDVFVYTDSEDRLVSTTLRPTAMIDEFGLFEVVDTTKFGAFVNWGLPKDLFVPKALQKQPFQVGDKKLLRVVIDEQTDRLIGTQKFVKYLDDKPQGLFRNSAVEILIYDETPLGYKCIVDNKYNGLVYRNEVFETVHVGDKRTGYVKNIRNDGNIDISIQKIGQERKDDSSTKVLELIKKNGGSMPYNYKSDSQLITDAFGMSKKAFKHSLTVLQEKNLIEVKDTGIYLK; this is translated from the coding sequence TTGACTCAAAACGAACATATCCATATCGGTCGTGTTAATACACTTCTAGTAGATAGATACACATCTCCGGGACTCTATCTTGTTGCAGCAGACGGTGAAGATGTGCTTCTTCCAAACCAATACTATAATGAAAGCATGAAAGTCGGCGATCTGCTTGACGTATTTGTTTACACCGATAGTGAAGACCGTTTAGTGTCAACGACTCTAAGGCCGACAGCTATGATAGACGAGTTCGGACTTTTTGAAGTAGTCGATACGACAAAATTCGGGGCATTCGTGAACTGGGGACTTCCAAAAGACCTTTTCGTTCCCAAAGCTTTACAAAAACAGCCATTTCAAGTCGGAGATAAAAAACTTCTTCGTGTCGTGATCGATGAGCAGACAGACAGACTCATTGGGACTCAAAAGTTTGTCAAGTACCTTGACGACAAACCTCAGGGACTATTTCGCAACAGTGCGGTCGAGATACTTATATATGATGAGACTCCGCTTGGGTATAAATGTATAGTAGATAACAAATATAACGGTCTGGTATATAGAAACGAGGTCTTTGAGACCGTCCATGTCGGCGACAAAAGAACCGGCTACGTGAAAAATATACGAAATGACGGCAATATCGATATATCGATCCAAAAGATAGGGCAAGAGAGAAAAGACGACTCCTCTACAAAAGTATTAGAACTTATCAAGAAAAACGGCGGAAGTATGCCATACAACTACAAAAGCGATTCACAGCTCATCACAGATGCTTTTGGTATGAGCAAAAAAGCTTTTAAACACTCGTTGACTGTTTTACAGGAAAAGAACCTTATAGAGGTCAAAGACACGGGAATTTATTTAAAGTAA
- a CDS encoding DUF465 domain-containing protein has product MLHEYRDIITHMKENEAANAHFLKIFDRHNELDDKITKGENGDMPLTDAELETLKKEKLLLKDEAYGMILKYKKEHNL; this is encoded by the coding sequence ATGTTACACGAATACCGCGACATCATCACACACATGAAAGAAAATGAAGCTGCAAACGCTCACTTTTTAAAGATCTTTGATCGTCACAACGAACTTGACGATAAGATAACAAAAGGTGAAAACGGTGATATGCCTTTAACTGATGCTGAGCTTGAAACGCTTAAAAAAGAGAAGTTACTTCTTAAAGATGAAGCTTACGGCATGATCTTAAAATACAAAAAAGAGCACAACCTATAA
- a CDS encoding outer membrane protein transport protein produces the protein MKKTIKLAVVAALALGTTSAFATNGSNLIGMGAKTRGMAGTGIGMSHGAESALVNPALITSVKGTEISFGGTLFMPNVKNTNDLGAGGVSADSDAKMNVIPEVSLATKVNDNFYWGVGMWGTAGMGTDYRSSKDIASGGTQMQMVTNLQLMQFGVPLAYTMEGVSVAITPVLQYGALDINYNSTGLPGGDKVGAGIAQDLKFGYNLGLSYQTSGITIGATYKSQIDMEYQGQLSNAMQAFGLTGYTNDKLSTPAEIGAGVSYAFDGNTIAIDFKQIQWSKAKGYEDFKWDDQNVISVGYEYATADWAARIGYNYAKSPISEQSGFAGSLTAPSSGLINTFNLLGFPAIVESHYAIGGTYNFSTTTSLDLAFTYAPEVSNTYTNFTTVTDITTKHSQTSASAQLNYAF, from the coding sequence ATGAAGAAAACAATTAAATTAGCTGTAGTGGCTGCATTAGCTCTAGGGACAACTTCTGCGTTTGCAACAAACGGATCAAACCTAATAGGTATGGGTGCAAAAACTCGTGGTATGGCTGGTACAGGTATCGGTATGAGTCATGGTGCTGAATCAGCATTAGTTAACCCGGCGTTAATCACATCTGTAAAAGGTACAGAGATATCTTTCGGTGGTACTCTTTTTATGCCTAACGTAAAAAATACAAATGATCTTGGTGCTGGCGGTGTTTCTGCTGATAGTGATGCTAAGATGAATGTTATACCAGAAGTTTCTTTAGCTACTAAAGTAAATGATAACTTTTACTGGGGTGTAGGTATGTGGGGAACTGCAGGTATGGGTACTGACTACCGTTCATCTAAAGATATCGCATCAGGCGGAACACAAATGCAAATGGTTACTAACCTTCAACTAATGCAGTTCGGTGTGCCTTTAGCATATACTATGGAAGGTGTAAGTGTAGCTATAACTCCAGTACTACAATATGGAGCACTTGATATTAATTACAACTCTACAGGTTTACCTGGTGGTGATAAAGTAGGTGCTGGTATTGCTCAAGATTTAAAATTTGGTTATAACTTAGGTTTATCATACCAAACATCTGGTATCACAATAGGTGCTACATATAAATCTCAAATTGATATGGAATATCAAGGACAATTATCAAATGCAATGCAAGCTTTCGGTTTAACTGGATATACGAACGATAAATTATCAACTCCAGCTGAGATCGGTGCGGGTGTTAGTTATGCATTTGATGGTAATACAATCGCTATCGATTTTAAACAGATCCAATGGTCAAAAGCAAAAGGTTACGAAGACTTTAAATGGGATGACCAAAACGTGATCTCTGTCGGTTATGAGTATGCAACAGCTGATTGGGCTGCACGTATCGGTTATAACTATGCAAAAAGTCCAATTTCTGAGCAAAGTGGATTCGCAGGTAGTTTGACTGCTCCAAGTAGTGGTTTAATTAACACATTTAACCTTTTAGGTTTCCCGGCAATAGTTGAGTCTCATTATGCAATCGGTGGTACATATAACTTTAGTACAACAACTTCACTTGACTTAGCATTTACATATGCTCCGGAAGTAAGTAATACATATACAAACTTTACTACTGTAACAGATATAACAACAAAACATTCACAAACAAGCGCAAGTGCACAACTTAACTACGCGTTTTAA
- the rpsD gene encoding 30S ribosomal protein S4: MARYRGPVEKIERRFGVSLALKGERRLAGKSALEKRPYAPGQHGQRRKKISEYGLQLNEKQKAKFMYGVSEKQFRTLFQEANRRTGNTGSILITLLETRLDNVLYRMGFASTRRFARQLVNHGHVLVDGKRVDIPSYAVKPGQKVEIREKSKKNPQILRAIELTNQTGLAPWVDIDADKVFGIFTRLPEREEIIIPVEERLIVELYSK, translated from the coding sequence ATGGCAAGATATAGAGGTCCAGTAGAAAAAATCGAACGTAGATTCGGTGTAAGTTTGGCACTTAAAGGTGAACGTCGTTTAGCTGGGAAATCAGCATTAGAAAAACGTCCGTATGCACCAGGTCAACACGGTCAACGTCGTAAAAAAATATCTGAGTATGGTTTACAACTAAACGAAAAACAAAAAGCGAAATTCATGTATGGTGTTTCTGAAAAACAATTCCGTACATTATTCCAAGAAGCTAACCGTCGTACTGGTAACACTGGTTCGATCTTAATCACTCTTCTTGAAACTCGTTTAGATAACGTACTTTATCGTATGGGATTTGCTAGTACACGTCGTTTTGCACGTCAATTAGTAAACCATGGTCACGTACTTGTTGACGGAAAACGCGTTGATATCCCATCATACGCTGTTAAACCGGGTCAAAAAGTTGAAATCCGTGAAAAAAGCAAGAAAAATCCTCAGATTCTTCGTGCAATCGAGTTAACAAACCAAACTGGTTTAGCTCCATGGGTTGATATTGATGCTGATAAAGTATTTGGAATCTTTACTCGTTTACCAGAACGTGAAGAGATTATAATTCCAGTAGAAGAACGTTTAATCGTTGAGCTTTACTCGAAATAA
- a CDS encoding histidine phosphatase family protein produces the protein MKKIYIIRHAKSSWKDLNLDDFERPLNKRGQNDAPFMAKTLKKKGVKPDIIISSPALRAKTTAQIIAQEVGFKKSILYIEKIYEAEVEDLYDVVRNIDEKYKTVFIIGHNPGLNMFVESLVGFHENIPTCGILELEINCKNNKDISASCSEFISFDYPKRYK, from the coding sequence ATGAAAAAGATTTATATCATAAGACATGCGAAATCCAGCTGGAAAGATCTCAATCTTGATGATTTTGAAAGACCTTTAAATAAAAGAGGGCAGAATGATGCTCCTTTTATGGCAAAGACACTCAAGAAAAAAGGCGTGAAGCCGGATATCATCATCTCAAGTCCTGCACTTAGAGCAAAGACGACCGCACAGATAATCGCACAAGAGGTAGGATTTAAAAAGTCTATACTATATATAGAGAAGATATACGAGGCAGAAGTCGAAGACCTTTATGATGTAGTGAGGAACATAGATGAAAAGTACAAAACAGTTTTTATCATAGGACATAATCCTGGATTAAATATGTTTGTCGAGAGTCTGGTCGGTTTTCATGAGAATATCCCCACATGCGGAATCCTCGAGCTAGAGATAAATTGTAAGAATAATAAAGACATAAGTGCTTCATGCAGCGAGTTCATATCTTTTGATTACCCGAAAAGATATAAATAA